A genomic region of Catalinimonas niigatensis contains the following coding sequences:
- a CDS encoding EF-hand domain-containing protein: MRGNTLFFAAFLFTLGWTACNDTQQGSAYDTGDGQQNDIIDNSEVDNAFTQSPYFKEWDQNSDQQVDEDEFYQGHVKVMDKDQNSSISNEEWDQAKSSYFAGYDNQPENMEDWDADGDGDLTTEEVVTALEDTNYYKNWDNNSDGKIVEEEFAKNVFQTWDTDDNGLVQSEEYGEFHERQKQ, translated from the coding sequence ATGCGAGGCAATACACTATTTTTTGCTGCTTTCCTCTTTACTTTAGGATGGACTGCCTGTAACGATACTCAGCAAGGCTCTGCCTATGATACAGGAGACGGACAGCAGAATGATATCATAGATAATAGCGAAGTAGATAATGCTTTTACCCAATCGCCTTATTTTAAAGAATGGGATCAGAACAGCGATCAGCAGGTAGATGAGGATGAGTTCTATCAGGGACATGTAAAAGTGATGGACAAAGATCAGAATAGCAGCATTAGCAATGAAGAGTGGGACCAGGCTAAGAGTTCCTATTTTGCCGGCTATGACAATCAGCCCGAAAACATGGAGGATTGGGATGCAGATGGCGATGGTGACCTTACTACCGAGGAAGTTGTGACTGCCTTAGAGGATACGAATTATTACAAGAATTGGGATAATAATAGTGATGGAAAAATAGTAGAAGAGGAATTTGCAAAAAATGTCTTCCAAACCTGGGATACAGATGACAATGGATTGGTGCAATCAGAGGAATATGGCGAATTCCATGAAAGGCAAAAACAGTAA
- a CDS encoding Hint domain-containing protein: protein MKRPLYSLMIVAMMLFTTPLAIAQEDAARGMTKEEYEIAKTATVANLDEDTYVKVGSGEYVLDRYDMKKPYLITGDSGVKKRIDLYKMIERESMAELGLIAFFTNTEADETFNLVIPNMATKGEVWNMYFDDIHQHDREEEDVALKMSYVLSKEVAYLMQKSSGGDISAMDQENSDYDFCFAADALVTMADGSEKAIKEVEPGEQVLAFANGKISPVKVEGINIHRKSTINLVKAVLFPQENITAAVTDHLTSEGMTELIATANHPLMTEYGVKAMGELKSGDLLYKYDAQTNTTRTYQVHFIAAQYALVDEVYSLEVEGDTYLVSEIVVMEK from the coding sequence ATGAAAAGACCGCTTTATTCCCTTATGATAGTAGCTATGATGCTATTTACTACGCCTCTGGCAATTGCGCAGGAAGATGCTGCCCGAGGTATGACCAAAGAAGAATATGAAATAGCCAAAACAGCTACGGTAGCTAATCTGGACGAAGATACCTATGTCAAAGTAGGTTCCGGTGAATACGTGCTGGACCGCTATGACATGAAAAAACCTTATCTTATTACCGGAGATAGTGGAGTTAAAAAAAGAATTGATCTCTACAAAATGATAGAGCGTGAAAGCATGGCAGAGCTCGGTTTGATCGCATTTTTTACCAATACCGAAGCTGATGAAACTTTTAACCTTGTCATTCCTAATATGGCTACCAAAGGAGAGGTCTGGAATATGTATTTTGATGATATTCATCAGCATGACCGGGAAGAAGAAGATGTAGCCCTGAAAATGTCCTATGTGCTTTCTAAAGAAGTGGCTTACCTCATGCAGAAAAGCAGTGGTGGGGATATAAGTGCTATGGATCAGGAAAATTCTGACTATGATTTTTGCTTTGCTGCCGATGCTTTGGTAACTATGGCTGATGGTTCTGAGAAAGCGATCAAAGAGGTTGAGCCTGGTGAGCAGGTACTTGCTTTTGCCAATGGAAAAATTTCTCCGGTGAAAGTGGAGGGTATTAATATACATCGCAAATCCACTATAAACCTGGTAAAAGCCGTGTTATTTCCTCAGGAAAATATTACTGCTGCAGTAACAGATCATTTAACTTCAGAAGGAATGACAGAACTAATTGCTACGGCTAATCATCCGCTAATGACAGAATATGGAGTAAAAGCTATGGGTGAGTTAAAGTCAGGAGACTTACTTTATAAGTACGATGCGCAGACCAATACCACCCGTACTTATCAGGTACACTTTATCGCAGCACAATACGCTTTAGTAGATGAAGTTTATAGCCTGGAAGTAGAAGGAGATACTTATCTGGTGAGCGAAATAGTGGTCATGGAAAAGTAA
- a CDS encoding peroxiredoxin gives MELKLGDTAPDFTAETTEGTIRFHEWLGDKWGMIFSHPADYTPVCTTELGRTAQLKSEFDKRNVKVIAVSVDDLNSHKGWINDINETQNTTVNFPLIADPDKKVAELYGMLHPNASDSMTVRSVFIISPDKKIKLTLTYPASTGRNFHELLRVIDSLQLTANYSVATPADWKDGEDVVIAPAISNEEIPSRFPKGHKVVKPYLRTTPQPNK, from the coding sequence ATGGAACTTAAACTAGGAGATACCGCACCCGATTTTACAGCGGAAACTACAGAAGGTACAATTCGCTTTCATGAGTGGCTCGGTGACAAATGGGGAATGATATTTTCACACCCCGCAGATTACACCCCCGTTTGTACAACCGAATTAGGCCGGACTGCACAATTAAAGTCAGAATTTGACAAGAGAAATGTAAAGGTTATTGCCGTAAGTGTGGATGATCTTAATTCTCATAAAGGATGGATCAACGATATTAATGAGACTCAGAATACCACTGTGAATTTTCCCCTTATTGCTGATCCGGATAAGAAAGTTGCTGAGCTATATGGCATGCTACACCCCAATGCTTCTGATAGCATGACGGTTCGGTCGGTATTTATTATCAGCCCTGACAAGAAGATCAAACTGACTCTGACCTATCCGGCATCTACCGGACGTAACTTTCATGAGCTGCTTCGGGTAATTGACTCGCTGCAACTGACAGCTAACTACAGTGTAGCGACTCCTGCTGACTGGAAAGATGGTGAGGATGTGGTAATCGCACCAGCAATTTCCAACGAAGAAATTCCCAGCAGATTTCCTAAAGGCCACAAGGTTGTAAAACCTTATTTGAGGACAACCCCCCAGCCTAATAAATAA